From Streptomyces yatensis, one genomic window encodes:
- a CDS encoding RDD family protein, whose translation MDKRQAIGSWLSGPRAAAEDMGVDFGYRGQGLGLPESGPGAIAPLGRRFGALFIDWALCLLVSYALLSGRDAQVAGNWALLVFLVLSLVTVGTVGATPGKLLLKLRVIGEGGVRLSLPKAVLRSVLVVLVIPAVVWDRDTRGLHDRLSRAVQIRV comes from the coding sequence GTGGACAAGAGGCAAGCAATCGGATCGTGGCTTTCCGGGCCCCGCGCGGCCGCCGAGGACATGGGCGTCGACTTCGGCTACCGGGGCCAGGGGCTCGGGCTCCCCGAGAGCGGACCGGGCGCCATAGCGCCGCTGGGCCGCCGTTTCGGGGCGCTCTTCATCGACTGGGCCCTGTGCCTGCTCGTCTCCTACGCCCTGCTGTCCGGCCGCGACGCCCAGGTCGCCGGGAACTGGGCGCTGCTGGTCTTCCTGGTGCTGAGCCTGGTCACGGTGGGCACCGTCGGCGCCACCCCCGGCAAGCTGCTGCTGAAGCTGCGGGTCATCGGCGAGGGCGGGGTGCGGCTGAGCCTGCCGAAGGCCGTGCTGCGCAGTGTGCTGGTGGTGCTGGTCATCCCGGCGGTGGTCTGGGACCGCGACACCCGCGGGCTGCACGACCGGCTCTCCCGCGCGGTGCAGATCAGGGTCTGA
- a CDS encoding DUF4191 domain-containing protein yields MARKETSENPGRLKQIALTYKMTKRVDPKVTLVVAGVGIVTFGVLLAIGFLIGHPIFAGILGFVLAFLAMAIIFGRRAERAAFGQMEGQPGAAAAVLENVGRGWSVTPAVAMNRNQDVIHRAVGKAGVVLVAEGNPNRLKSMLAAEKKKMARIVAEVPVHDVIVGSGEGQVEIKKLRTTLLKLPRVLPGAQVTVVNDRLRALGDLMSNMPIPKGPMPKGMRMPKGR; encoded by the coding sequence ATGGCGAGGAAGGAAACATCCGAGAACCCCGGGCGGCTGAAGCAGATCGCCCTGACCTACAAGATGACCAAACGGGTCGACCCGAAGGTCACTCTTGTCGTCGCCGGCGTGGGGATCGTCACCTTCGGTGTCCTTCTCGCGATCGGCTTCCTGATCGGCCACCCGATCTTCGCTGGCATCCTGGGCTTCGTCCTGGCGTTCCTCGCGATGGCGATCATTTTCGGCCGCCGGGCCGAGCGGGCCGCCTTCGGACAGATGGAGGGCCAGCCGGGCGCGGCGGCGGCGGTGCTGGAGAACGTGGGCCGCGGCTGGTCGGTGACCCCCGCGGTGGCCATGAACCGGAACCAGGACGTCATCCACCGCGCGGTGGGCAAGGCGGGCGTCGTGCTGGTCGCCGAGGGCAACCCGAACCGGCTCAAGAGCATGCTGGCCGCCGAGAAGAAGAAGATGGCGCGCATCGTCGCGGAGGTTCCGGTCCACGATGTGATCGTGGGCTCCGGCGAGGGCCAGGTCGAGATCAAGAAGCTCCGCACCACGCTGCTGAAGCTGCCGCGGGTGCTGCCGGGCGCACAGGTCACGGTGGTCAACGACCGCCTGCGCGCACTGGGCGACCTGATGAGCAACATGCCGATCCCGAAGGGTCCGATGCCCAAGGGGATGCGGATGCCGAAGGGGCGCTGA
- the glnA gene encoding type I glutamate--ammonia ligase, whose protein sequence is MFQNADDARKYISDEDVKFVDVRFCDLPGVMQHFTVPAEAFDPNEELAFDGSSIRGFQAIHESDMALRADLSTARVDPFRRDKTLNINFFIHDPITGEQYSRDPRNIARKAEAYLASTGIADTAYFGPEAEFYVFDSVRFETKANEAFYHIDSEAGAWNTGALQDNRGYKVRYKGGYFPTPPVDHFADLRAEISLELDKAGLQVERQHHEVGTAGQAEINYKFNTLLAAADDLMLFKYIVKNVAWQNGKTATFMPKPIFGDNGSGMHVHQSLWQGGSPLFYDEQGYAGLSDTARYYIGGILRHAPSLLAFTNPTVNSYHRLVPGFEAPVNLVYSQRNRSAAMRIPITGSNPKAKRVEFRAPDSSGNPYLAFSALLLAGLDGIKNKIEPAEPIDKDLYELAPEEHAGVPQVPTSLPAVLDSLEADHEFLLQGGVFTSDLIETWIDYKRTNEIAPLQLRPHPHEFELYFDV, encoded by the coding sequence ATGTTCCAGAACGCCGACGACGCTCGGAAGTACATCTCGGACGAGGACGTCAAGTTCGTCGACGTCCGCTTCTGCGACCTTCCCGGCGTCATGCAGCACTTCACCGTACCGGCGGAGGCGTTCGACCCGAACGAGGAGCTGGCCTTCGACGGCTCGTCGATCCGCGGCTTCCAGGCCATCCACGAGTCGGACATGGCCCTGCGCGCGGACCTCTCCACGGCGCGTGTCGACCCGTTCCGCCGGGACAAGACCCTCAACATCAACTTCTTCATCCACGACCCGATCACGGGTGAGCAGTACAGCCGCGACCCGCGGAACATCGCCCGGAAGGCCGAGGCGTACCTCGCCTCCACCGGCATCGCGGACACCGCGTACTTCGGCCCGGAGGCGGAGTTCTACGTCTTCGACAGCGTGCGCTTCGAGACCAAGGCGAACGAGGCCTTCTACCACATCGACTCCGAGGCGGGCGCCTGGAACACCGGCGCGCTGCAGGACAACCGTGGCTACAAGGTCCGCTACAAGGGCGGCTACTTCCCCACCCCGCCGGTCGACCACTTCGCCGACCTGCGCGCCGAGATCAGCCTGGAGCTGGACAAGGCCGGGCTCCAGGTCGAGCGCCAGCACCACGAGGTGGGCACCGCCGGCCAGGCCGAGATCAACTACAAGTTCAACACCCTGCTGGCCGCGGCCGACGACCTGATGCTGTTCAAGTACATCGTCAAGAACGTGGCGTGGCAGAACGGCAAGACCGCGACCTTCATGCCGAAGCCGATCTTCGGTGACAACGGCTCGGGCATGCACGTCCACCAGTCGCTGTGGCAGGGCGGCTCCCCGCTCTTCTACGACGAGCAGGGCTACGCGGGCCTCTCGGACACCGCCCGCTACTACATCGGCGGCATCCTCCGGCACGCCCCGTCGCTGCTGGCCTTCACCAACCCGACGGTGAACTCCTACCACCGCCTGGTCCCGGGCTTCGAGGCGCCGGTCAACCTGGTGTACTCGCAGCGCAACCGCTCCGCCGCGATGCGTATCCCGATCACCGGCTCCAACCCGAAGGCCAAGCGCGTCGAGTTCCGCGCCCCGGACTCCTCCGGCAACCCGTACCTGGCCTTCTCCGCCCTGCTCCTCGCGGGTCTGGACGGCATCAAGAACAAGATCGAGCCGGCCGAGCCGATCGACAAGGACCTCTACGAGCTCGCCCCCGAGGAGCACGCGGGCGTCCCGCAGGTCCCGACCTCCCTCCCGGCCGTCCTCGACTCCCTCGAGGCCGACCACGAGTTCCTCCTCCAGGGCGGGGTCTTCACCTCCGACCTGATCGAGACCTGGATCGACTACAAGCGCACCAACGAGATCGCGCCGCTGCAGCTGCGTCCGCACCCGCACGAGTTCGAGCTGTACTTCGACGTGTGA
- a CDS encoding Ig-like domain-containing protein: protein MATPTITLVTVSPQPASAGQSVTLTATVIPLGVGTPTGDVTFVVTGGPTVTGTLSGGTTSVTVPSLSVGAHAVLANYNGDANFSPSTGANVILVVQSATTTSVSSAPDPSTQGATVTFTAKVTPVAPGTGVPTGTVTFIIGGPGGGAFVQPLSGGVATLSLNTLGVGTHPVVALYNGDTGFLPSSGTDTQTVNAAA from the coding sequence ATGGCTACGCCCACGATCACCCTGGTCACGGTCTCACCCCAACCCGCGTCGGCCGGACAGTCGGTCACGCTCACCGCCACCGTCATCCCGCTCGGTGTCGGGACTCCCACCGGCGACGTCACCTTCGTCGTCACCGGCGGCCCCACCGTGACCGGGACGCTGTCGGGCGGGACCACCTCGGTCACCGTCCCCAGCCTGAGCGTCGGCGCCCACGCCGTCCTCGCCAACTACAACGGTGACGCCAACTTCTCCCCGTCCACCGGCGCCAACGTCATCCTCGTCGTCCAGTCGGCGACCACCACCTCGGTGTCCTCGGCGCCGGACCCCTCGACGCAGGGCGCCACGGTGACGTTCACCGCCAAGGTCACCCCGGTCGCGCCCGGCACCGGCGTCCCGACCGGCACGGTCACCTTCATCATCGGCGGCCCCGGCGGCGGGGCGTTCGTCCAGCCACTGTCGGGGGGCGTCGCGACGCTGTCCCTCAACACCCTGGGCGTCGGCACCCACCCCGTGGTCGCCCTCTACAACGGCGACACCGGCTTCCTGCCGTCCTCCGGCACCGACACCCAGACGGTCAACGCCGCCGCGTGA